In the genome of Mytilus edulis chromosome 3, xbMytEdul2.2, whole genome shotgun sequence, one region contains:
- the LOC139515773 gene encoding E3 ubiquitin-protein ligase TRIM71-like: protein MASSGGDNCTLCNDDDGTSTEAVTWCTECEVLLCAGCEKHHTKSKASKDHKTMSTKDYHNLPKFMLELSSQCRDHNKKFELYCSFHACPCCVQCITDKHKKCHDLKPLSDILKQVKSSASVQLFEKDLKNVKENLEEIIKYLNSRMNTSNSQKTKAAEQIRSMRKSIDDFLNKLEQEIFDDLESKHSQLKSKMNTLLQQLKTQADQISQLQSEFSKMTQYANELQMYVGLREIEKTTSQATKYIDELKSRDNFEEKNLEVNISPALQSILQEVKLFGNININTSQSTLRIKPGRKDQAQNLFQAVPRLEEIKPTMLRTLTIPEDMNSTRIPVCRILTDGKCLILNRYRDGRSHALLLFGNDGIFERQVITFTEYPHDACYVTNNTVAVALGINNKTVLVDLKKNQIIQTIQLSHYCFGVASDGKLLVISNDQKSTIVILDDMSQTILEGVGVNHISLFGGNIYATIFMENNVCCYKSTGEPLWTFQHHDIDGPEGIALDKHGFVYIASWGNNSIVVVSPDGKTCKTILSEADGINYPVHIDINRETGIMIVSSKEEKTSAEKDRGNHYHTAIIYKI, encoded by the coding sequence ATGGCCTCATCAGGTGGAGACAATTGCACTCTATGTAATGATGATGATGGAACATCTACAGAAGCTGTAACATGGTGCACAGAATGTGAGGTGCTCCTATGTGCAGGCTGTGAAAAACATCACACAAAATCAAAAGCATCTAAAGACCATAAAACTATGTCGACTAAAGACTACCATAACTTACCAAAATTCATGCTAGAACTAAGTAGCCAGTGCCGAGACCACAACAAAAAGTTTGAACTCTATTGTTCGTTCCATGCCTGTCCCTGCTGTGTACAGTGTATCACTGATAAACACAAAAAATGTCACGACCTGAAACCCCTGTCAGATATTCTGAAACAAGTAAAATCATCTGCCTCAGTTCaactttttgaaaaagatttgAAGAATGTAAAGGAAAACTTAGAggagattataaaatatttgaatagcCGGATGAACACAAGCAATAGTCAGAAAACAAAGGCTGCAGAACAAATTCGATCTATGAGGAAGTCGATAGATGATTTCTTAAACAAATTAGAACAAGAAATTTTTGATGACCTAGAATCAAAGCATTCACAGCTAAAATCTAAGATGAACACTTTACTACAACAACTGAAAACACAAGCCGATCAGATAAGCCAATTGCAAAGTGAGTTTTCAAAAATGACACAATATGCAAATGAGCTACAAATGTATGTTGGTCTGAGAGAAATTGAGAAAACTACATCACAAGCAACAAAATACATAGATGAATTAAAAAGCAGAgataattttgaggaaaaaaacttAGAGGTTAACATTTCTCCTGCTCTGCAATCAATTTTACAAGAGGTCAAATTGTTTGGcaatattaatatcaatacaAGCCAATCAACTCTTCGAATTAAGCCCGGAAGAAAAGATCAAGCACAGAACTTATTTCAAGCTGTTCCTAGACTTGAAGAAATTAAACCAACAATGTTGAGAACTCTGACAATTCCAGAAGATATGAATTCTACAAGAATACCTGTCTGTAGGATATTAACTGATGGTAAATGTCTAATTCTTAATAGATATAGGGATGGTAGAAGTCATGCCCTCCTGCTATTTGGCAATGATGGCATCTTTGAAAGACAAGTAATTACATTCACAGAATATCCTCATGATGCCTGCTATGTCACAAATAATACAGTTGCTGTCGCATTAGGAATAAACAACAAGACAGTGCTGGTGGATTTAAAAAAGAATCAAATTATTCAAACAATTCAACTTTCTCACTATTGTTTTGGAGTAGCAAGTGACGGTAAACTGTTGGTCATCAGCAATGACCAGAAAAGTACTATTGTTATTCTGGATGATATGTCTCAAACAATCTTAGAAGGAGTAGGAGTAAACCATATATCATTATTTGGAGGGAATATCTATGCTACAATTTTCATGGAAAACAACGTCTGCTGCTATAAAAGTACTGGAGAACCTCTGTGGACATTTCAGCATCATGACATTGACGGTCCAGAAGGAATTGCATTAGACAAGCATGGCTTTGTTTATATAGCTTCTTGGGGAAACAACAGTATTGTGGTAGTATCACCAGATGGTAAAACCTGTAAGACAATACTATCAGAGGCTGATGGAATCAATTATCCTGTTCATATAGACATAAACAGAGAAACAGGAATAATGATAGTGTCAAGTAAAGAAGAGAAAACAAGTGCTGAGAAGGATAGGGGGAACCATTACCACAcagcaattatttataaaatctga